In Gammaproteobacteria bacterium, one genomic interval encodes:
- a CDS encoding 8-amino-7-oxononanoate synthase produces MLTKKLNANRAQHLTRARMVCESRRAQHIGEDQRSYINFTSNDYLGLATDPRVKKAMIDGINQYGVGSGSSPVVSGYYQSTRALEEQFADFLKRDRAVLFNSGYHANCGLFSAIADRHTSIIADKFLHASLLDGIRLSRAKLCRFQHHHAQHASQLLEKNWGALFVTESVSSMSGEICPLPEYLPATKKYQAITVLDDAHGIGILGELGAGGCDQFNLQQSDIHFLITPLAKALGTMGALVSGSHAAIESLIQFARTYHYSSALPPAIPVATLAALKILQTENWRRDQLKSLIQHFIREAKNRNLPLTSDDLTPIKSIIIGGNAATSRLVSDLRDHHFLVACIRPPTVPNNTARIRISLNCMQKESDITALLDFISRRYHHAFKACS; encoded by the coding sequence TTGCTTACTAAAAAGCTGAATGCCAATCGGGCTCAGCATTTAACTCGTGCACGTATGGTTTGCGAATCTCGTCGGGCTCAACACATTGGGGAGGACCAGCGAAGTTATATAAATTTTACAAGTAATGATTATCTGGGACTTGCGACCGATCCTCGAGTAAAAAAAGCGATGATCGATGGGATCAATCAATATGGTGTAGGGAGTGGATCATCGCCCGTTGTTTCGGGGTATTATCAGTCAACACGCGCACTTGAAGAACAATTCGCTGATTTTTTAAAACGTGATCGTGCTGTTTTATTTAATAGTGGTTACCATGCAAATTGTGGCTTATTTTCAGCCATAGCAGATCGACATACTTCAATCATTGCGGATAAATTTTTACATGCTTCTCTCCTCGATGGTATTCGATTATCTCGTGCCAAACTTTGTCGTTTTCAACATCATCATGCGCAACATGCAAGTCAGTTATTAGAAAAAAATTGGGGCGCTCTTTTCGTGACTGAGAGTGTTTCAAGCATGAGCGGTGAAATTTGTCCGCTTCCCGAATACCTGCCTGCTACAAAAAAATATCAGGCCATTACAGTGCTTGATGATGCCCATGGTATTGGGATATTAGGAGAACTTGGCGCGGGGGGATGCGATCAATTTAATTTGCAGCAATCAGATATTCACTTTTTAATTACGCCTTTAGCGAAAGCATTAGGTACCATGGGTGCACTGGTCTCGGGGAGCCATGCAGCCATCGAAAGTTTGATTCAGTTTGCGCGCACTTATCATTATTCGAGCGCATTGCCACCAGCGATTCCTGTTGCAACACTTGCAGCGCTTAAAATTTTGCAAACAGAAAATTGGCGGCGCGACCAATTAAAAAGTCTCATTCAACATTTTATCCGTGAGGCAAAAAACCGTAATTTACCGTTAACCTCTGATGATTTGACTCCTATTAAATCTATCATCATAGGGGGTAATGCAGCGACATCTCGTTTGGTGAGCGATTTACGCGACCATCATTTTCTCGTAGCGTGTATAAGGCCACCGACCGTTCCTAACAACACTGCGCGGATACGTATTTCTTTAAATTGTATGCAGAAAGAAAGTGATATTACTGCATTATTGGATTTCATTAGTAGACGTTATCATCATGCATTCAAAGCATGCTCTTAA
- a CDS encoding LysR family transcriptional regulator, translating into MLYAKKKLLVNNEAFMIPSPTDLTYFIEVASLQNLSHAAENLGVSQPSLTLAMRRLERAVETKILIRHKRGVTLTKAGKQLLVNTRQLMQHWDLIKSKTLDVTNEVRGVFTIGCHPSVGIYSLSHFLPDLLLAHPNLEIRLKHDLSRKITDEVIRLNIDIGITVNPVRHPDLVIKTLYEDKFTFWQASSKRQNHNLASGRALLICDPELNQTQALLKKLKKHGLSSSRILTTSSLEVIADLTATGCGIGVLPASLAATRKLTMVPKTPFYRDEICVLYHGENREIKAIQVITQAVKKMGK; encoded by the coding sequence ATGCTTTACGCTAAAAAAAAATTGCTCGTCAACAATGAGGCTTTCATGATCCCTTCCCCCACTGATTTAACTTATTTTATTGAAGTTGCTAGTTTACAAAATCTTTCCCATGCTGCGGAAAATTTGGGAGTGAGTCAACCTTCTTTAACGCTCGCCATGCGGCGTTTAGAGCGGGCAGTTGAAACTAAAATTTTAATTCGACATAAGCGAGGTGTTACGCTAACCAAGGCAGGAAAGCAATTGCTCGTTAATACCCGTCAACTTATGCAGCATTGGGATTTAATCAAATCTAAAACGCTAGATGTAACGAATGAAGTACGCGGTGTATTTACTATAGGATGCCATCCTTCAGTAGGCATTTACTCTCTTTCACATTTTTTACCCGACTTACTCTTAGCTCATCCTAATCTTGAAATTCGATTAAAGCATGATCTATCACGAAAAATTACGGATGAAGTGATTAGACTCAATATTGATATTGGGATTACCGTGAACCCCGTAAGACATCCTGACTTAGTTATCAAAACATTATATGAAGATAAATTTACCTTCTGGCAAGCTTCATCGAAACGTCAAAACCATAACCTTGCATCTGGACGCGCGCTGTTAATTTGTGATCCCGAATTAAATCAAACGCAAGCGTTACTTAAGAAATTAAAAAAACACGGCTTAAGTTCATCGCGCATTCTGACGACAAGTAGTTTAGAAGTCATTGCCGATTTAACCGCAACCGGTTGTGGCATTGGTGTTTTACCCGCAAGCCTTGCAGCAACAAGAAAATTAACCATGGTTCCTAAAACACCATTTTATCGTGATGAAATTTGTGTTCTATATCATGGGGAAAATCGTGAAATTAAAGCTATTCAAGTGATTACGCAAGCTGTTAAAAAGATGGGCAAGTGA
- the bioA gene encoding adenosylmethionine--8-amino-7-oxononanoate transaminase, which yields MNQPSTHLWHPCSQMKDYEIFKPLCIKQARGSYIELTDGKKIIDAISSWWCKSLGHNHPRLKAALLNQLDYFEHVILANTTNELIVNLSTQLAQLMSTLKKVFYASDGSCAVEIALKMSLHARFILGDSKRTQFIALRNSYHGETIGALSVSDLGMYQAPYSPLLFKTHYITPVYVSGINDPLWHDCGAYWEDIELQLAPFCKIATALIVEPIVQAAGNMKIYSQDFLKRLRLWTEQHHVHLIADEIMTGLGRTGKMLACEHANIEPDFLCLGKNLTSGWLPLSAVLTRDDIYYLFYDDYQTGKAFLHSHTFSGNALAASVALAALQVLKDESIINHTHHLQLAMNTAMHEVAKITQCITGMRGIGAMVAAELNTHETRSRVGFEITRKASELGALIRPLGRTLYWTPPLNTPIATIETLKQITIEAIQHVYF from the coding sequence ATGAATCAACCTTCCACTCATTTATGGCATCCGTGTTCACAAATGAAAGATTATGAAATTTTTAAACCCTTATGTATCAAACAAGCACGGGGCAGTTACATCGAGCTTACCGATGGCAAAAAAATAATTGATGCAATTTCAAGTTGGTGGTGTAAATCGCTCGGCCATAACCATCCTCGACTGAAAGCGGCTTTATTAAACCAATTAGATTATTTCGAGCACGTCATTCTTGCCAACACCACCAATGAATTAATTGTTAATCTCTCAACACAGCTCGCCCAACTCATGTCGACATTAAAAAAAGTTTTTTACGCAAGTGATGGATCGTGTGCAGTTGAAATCGCATTAAAAATGAGCCTTCACGCTCGCTTTATTTTAGGTGATAGCAAGCGTACTCAATTCATTGCATTACGCAATAGTTATCATGGCGAAACGATAGGAGCATTAAGTGTTAGCGATTTAGGAATGTATCAAGCACCCTATTCCCCCTTATTATTTAAAACGCATTACATTACACCGGTCTACGTTTCAGGGATAAATGATCCTTTATGGCATGATTGCGGCGCTTATTGGGAAGACATTGAATTACAGCTTGCGCCTTTTTGTAAAATAGCAACTGCACTCATTGTTGAACCCATTGTACAGGCAGCTGGGAATATGAAAATCTATAGTCAGGATTTTCTCAAACGGTTACGTCTATGGACCGAACAACACCATGTTCATTTAATTGCAGATGAAATCATGACAGGGTTGGGTCGTACGGGAAAAATGCTAGCTTGTGAACATGCGAATATTGAGCCTGATTTTCTATGTCTAGGAAAAAATTTAACGTCAGGGTGGCTACCGCTAAGTGCAGTGCTGACCCGCGATGATATCTATTATTTATTTTATGATGATTATCAGACTGGAAAAGCGTTCTTACATTCGCACACTTTCAGCGGGAATGCATTAGCCGCGAGTGTTGCCTTGGCAGCCTTGCAAGTTTTAAAAGATGAATCCATTATCAATCACACCCATCACTTGCAACTCGCCATGAACACTGCAATGCACGAAGTTGCGAAAATCACCCAATGCATAACCGGCATGCGTGGAATTGGTGCAATGGTGGCAGCTGAGCTCAATACGCATGAAACACGGAGTCGGGTTGGATTTGAGATAACACGAAAAGCTTCTGAACTGGGCGCATTAATTCGACCGTTAGGCCGTACTCTCTATTGGACACCCCCGCTTAACACACCCATTGCAACGATAGAAACATTGAAACAAATTACCATTGAAGCCATTCAGCATGTCTATTTTTGA
- a CDS encoding cyclic nucleotide-binding domain-containing protein translates to MNKPQPTNEVLNFLKENELFLGLTQQQLETLSSELTEIHVNKGDIIIHENELNDDLYIIKEGEVEITKFNNETNLFHRLNIETKGAVLGEMTLIDNFPRSATVRATQPTTLLVLSIQKLRTLETKKNCFVKWLNYFKKNDMQPIYAIMVQNISKNLAKRLRSTNATAVVALKNELLKAKAHNAMSDLIINTLILLSVYIFSLQLFLFLRSEIVSTTFITIPLMIFLVTPLIYMVRNSGYPLSVYGLTFNNWRRSVYEAIIFTTPVLLLILLCKALLIRYTPSFAGQNLISFSFDLTPVAANAHVSYWVGGLLVFLYLIFVPVQEFLTRGVLQSSFQILLTGRHRTIWAIVLSNLLFSAMHSHVSFAFEFVVMIPGLFWGWMYARHGTLIGVTLSHLIIGAWVLFVVGLL, encoded by the coding sequence ATGAACAAACCCCAACCCACCAATGAAGTATTAAATTTTCTCAAAGAGAATGAATTGTTTTTGGGCCTCACTCAGCAGCAATTAGAAACGCTATCTTCTGAGTTAACTGAAATCCATGTCAATAAAGGCGATATTATTATTCATGAAAATGAATTAAATGATGATCTTTATATTATTAAAGAAGGTGAAGTTGAAATAACAAAATTTAATAATGAAACGAATCTTTTTCATCGTCTGAATATAGAAACTAAAGGCGCAGTCCTTGGCGAGATGACCTTGATTGACAATTTCCCCCGTTCAGCAACTGTGCGTGCAACCCAACCGACTACTTTACTTGTATTATCTATACAAAAATTACGCACGCTTGAAACGAAAAAAAACTGCTTTGTAAAATGGTTAAACTATTTTAAAAAAAATGATATGCAACCTATTTATGCAATCATGGTGCAAAATATTTCAAAAAATCTTGCTAAACGTTTAAGGTCAACCAATGCGACGGCGGTAGTCGCTTTAAAAAATGAATTATTAAAAGCGAAAGCGCATAACGCTATGAGCGATTTAATCATTAACACGCTCATTTTACTTTCTGTCTATATTTTTTCACTTCAACTCTTTTTGTTTTTGCGCAGTGAAATTGTGTCAACGACTTTCATCACCATTCCCTTGATGATTTTTTTAGTGACGCCTTTAATATATATGGTTAGAAACAGTGGTTATCCTTTAAGCGTGTATGGGTTAACTTTTAATAATTGGCGTCGCTCTGTCTATGAAGCGATTATCTTCACCACGCCCGTGTTACTTTTAATTTTATTGTGCAAAGCTTTATTAATAAGGTACACACCAAGTTTTGCGGGTCAAAATCTCATCAGTTTTTCATTTGATCTCACCCCCGTGGCCGCAAATGCACATGTTTCTTATTGGGTCGGTGGATTATTAGTTTTTCTCTACCTCATCTTCGTGCCTGTGCAAGAATTTCTAACGCGCGGTGTATTGCAAAGCTCCTTCCAAATTTTACTGACCGGACGTCATCGAACGATTTGGGCGATTGTACTTTCCAACTTATTATTTAGCGCCATGCATTCACATGTATCTTTTGCTTTCGAATTTGTTGTCATGATTCCAGGTCTTTTTTGGGGTTGGATGTATGCAAGACATGGCACGTTGATCGGTGTTACCCTATCCCATCTGATCATTGGCGCCTGGGTACTTTTTGTTGTCGGATTACTATAG
- a CDS encoding trehalase produces the protein MLTYTRHLFFFLLCSLWLTPAAWAIATSHHPTQEETRPTLNYIAASWKELTRSMHECKSLVDPKTHQNFLLYFPKDFPIPAAVQKLKTHCSLIIKRLPQKINRLGQVDVKNIYPDGLLYLPNPYVIPGGMFNEMYGWDSYFIIRGLIKAKKLELARGMVENFFFEIDHYGAILNANRTYYLSRSQPPFLTSMIRAVYQSALPDLPWLAKAYHYARKDYQLWTVKPHRFNHATLARYYDFSHGPVPELDDSAQDYYAKILQYFKTHPKIGKTYLSPSKNPPFTVSLNHNFYKSDRAMRESGFDTSNRFGIFSAATTDFAPVELNSLLYKAEKDLAWIALTLKKTNEAKYWEKKAALRLRHINQYFWNEAQGFYFDYNFKQKRQSTYIYATSFYPLWTGAASRHQAKKVAANLHHFERQGGIVSSPYNTGAQWDSPYGWAPLQLITIEGLNRYGFKDLAHRLSRKYIHMIVKNFNHDKTIHEKYDVESQTAKTHVQVGYKVNVIGFGWTNGVFLVLLNDYLQ, from the coding sequence ATGCTGACTTACACCAGACATTTGTTCTTTTTCTTACTATGCTCACTATGGCTAACCCCCGCTGCTTGGGCCATTGCAACTTCGCATCATCCTACTCAAGAAGAGACCAGACCAACTCTCAATTATATTGCAGCCAGTTGGAAAGAATTAACTCGCTCGATGCACGAATGCAAAAGTTTAGTCGATCCTAAAACCCATCAAAACTTTTTACTTTATTTTCCAAAAGATTTTCCCATTCCTGCAGCCGTTCAAAAGCTCAAAACGCATTGCTCACTTATTATCAAACGATTACCCCAAAAGATTAATCGTTTGGGTCAAGTCGATGTAAAGAATATTTACCCCGATGGCTTGCTGTATTTACCTAATCCTTATGTCATCCCCGGTGGGATGTTTAATGAAATGTATGGATGGGATAGTTATTTTATTATTCGCGGATTAATTAAGGCAAAGAAATTAGAATTAGCCCGGGGCATGGTCGAAAATTTCTTTTTTGAAATTGATCATTACGGAGCAATATTAAATGCCAATCGAACTTACTATCTATCTCGCTCCCAACCACCGTTTTTAACTTCCATGATACGCGCGGTTTATCAGTCTGCACTGCCTGATTTACCTTGGCTTGCCAAAGCTTATCACTATGCACGTAAAGATTATCAATTATGGACTGTCAAACCGCACCGATTCAATCACGCAACGCTTGCGCGATACTATGACTTCAGCCATGGTCCTGTGCCAGAACTCGATGATTCCGCTCAGGATTACTACGCTAAAATTTTACAATATTTTAAGACGCATCCCAAAATAGGCAAGACTTATCTTTCTCCTTCCAAAAATCCACCTTTTACAGTCAGTCTTAATCATAACTTCTATAAAAGTGATCGGGCTATGCGCGAGTCTGGTTTTGATACATCCAATCGATTTGGGATTTTTAGCGCAGCAACGACCGATTTTGCACCGGTAGAATTAAACAGTTTGTTATATAAAGCAGAAAAAGATTTGGCCTGGATTGCTTTAACCTTAAAGAAAACTAACGAGGCAAAATATTGGGAGAAAAAAGCAGCCCTACGGCTGCGTCATATCAATCAGTATTTTTGGAACGAAGCCCAGGGATTTTATTTCGATTACAATTTTAAACAAAAGCGTCAATCCACTTACATTTATGCTACTTCATTTTATCCCTTATGGACGGGTGCTGCATCGCGCCATCAAGCGAAAAAAGTTGCCGCGAATTTACACCATTTCGAAAGGCAAGGCGGTATCGTCTCTAGTCCCTACAACACGGGTGCCCAATGGGATTCCCCTTATGGTTGGGCCCCTCTTCAATTGATTACGATAGAAGGTTTAAACCGATATGGTTTTAAAGATCTTGCCCATCGTCTTTCGCGTAAATATATTCATATGATTGTTAAAAATTTTAATCATGATAAAACGATTCATGAAAAATATGATGTAGAATCACAAACAGCTAAAACCCATGTCCAAGTCGGCTATAAAGTAAACGTTATTGGTTTTGGATGGACAAATGGCGTATTTTTGGTTTTATTGAACGATTATTTGCAATAA
- the bioB gene encoding biotin synthase BioB has translation MQKKSWLISEVQAIYALPFIELLFQAQLIHRENFDPLSIEQCSLLSIKTGTCPEDCAYCPQSGHYQTGLQKEKLLTVEAVKKAAMSAKQNGAKRFCMGAAWRSPSDKQLNDVIKMVAEVKALGLETCLTLGMLTHHQAQRLKESGLDFYNHNLDTSDHYYKKIISTRTYQDRLDTLEHVRKAGIHVCCGGIIGMGETKEDRIALLTQLANLPKHPESVPINRLIPIEGTPLANVEIIDNVEFIRTIAVARILMPLSIVRLSAGRETMSEEMHALCFLAGANSIFIGDVLLTANNPTVNHDQILFEKLGLSASLQSLSSLRSC, from the coding sequence ATGCAAAAAAAGAGTTGGCTGATCAGTGAAGTGCAGGCAATTTATGCATTACCTTTTATTGAACTTCTTTTTCAAGCGCAACTTATTCATCGAGAAAATTTTGATCCGCTTTCGATTGAACAGTGCAGCTTACTCAGTATTAAAACCGGTACGTGTCCGGAAGATTGTGCTTATTGCCCACAGAGTGGCCATTATCAAACCGGCTTACAAAAAGAAAAATTACTGACGGTTGAAGCAGTAAAGAAAGCGGCAATGAGTGCAAAGCAAAATGGTGCTAAGCGATTTTGCATGGGTGCTGCATGGCGTTCCCCTTCAGACAAGCAGCTTAACGACGTGATTAAGATGGTAGCGGAAGTTAAAGCGCTCGGTCTTGAAACATGCTTGACCCTTGGCATGTTAACTCATCATCAAGCCCAACGTTTGAAAGAAAGTGGGTTAGATTTTTATAATCACAATTTAGATACTTCTGATCATTATTATAAAAAAATTATTTCTACTCGAACTTATCAAGATCGTTTAGATACATTAGAACACGTACGGAAAGCGGGTATTCATGTCTGCTGCGGCGGCATTATTGGCATGGGTGAAACGAAAGAAGATCGTATTGCCTTATTAACACAGTTAGCTAATTTACCAAAACATCCTGAAAGCGTGCCTATTAATCGATTGATACCGATTGAAGGCACACCACTCGCCAACGTTGAAATAATTGATAATGTAGAATTTATAAGAACCATAGCAGTCGCTCGTATTCTCATGCCGCTATCTATTGTCCGCTTATCCGCAGGACGTGAAACGATGTCAGAAGAAATGCATGCGTTGTGTTTTTTAGCGGGTGCAAATTCTATTTTTATTGGCGATGTTTTATTAACTGCAAACAATCCAACTGTTAATCACGATCAAATCCTTTTTGAAAAATTAGGCTTAAGTGCCTCCCTTCAATCCTTATCATCCTTACGCTCATGTTAG
- a CDS encoding helix-turn-helix transcriptional regulator, producing MQLQDNHFFYTASPLVREICAPLAKLNINHFSFTKSYTSGKRIYLTTHVSLLHHYFLDELYLIGNCENNPSGYQEQTLLWSTLPKQQLFQHERNLGLMDGIFVIRPAENFTEFFNFSTTLKNCHVINIFMTHYDVFKNFIPYFKEKAASIIREAERHHLILPFHSNSLNQKNAIVLPEPELNGLFIKNKIRLSRQQSQCAFHLLKGKSTKSIAKALNLSPRTIETYINNMKIKLAVNNKTELLIELAGGTKFGN from the coding sequence ATGCAACTGCAAGACAATCATTTCTTTTATACCGCATCCCCGCTGGTGCGTGAGATTTGCGCGCCCTTGGCCAAGTTAAATATTAATCATTTTTCATTCACCAAATCTTATACATCGGGTAAAAGAATTTATCTTACAACGCATGTATCGCTGCTTCATCATTATTTTTTAGATGAATTGTATCTGATTGGCAACTGCGAAAATAATCCGAGTGGTTATCAAGAGCAAACCTTGCTGTGGTCAACCCTGCCCAAGCAACAATTGTTTCAGCATGAGCGTAATTTGGGACTTATGGATGGGATATTTGTGATACGTCCCGCGGAAAATTTTACGGAATTTTTTAATTTCTCAACTACCCTTAAAAATTGCCATGTCATTAATATTTTTATGACACATTACGATGTCTTTAAAAATTTTATTCCGTATTTTAAAGAAAAAGCAGCGAGCATTATTCGTGAAGCAGAGCGTCATCATCTTATTCTTCCCTTCCATTCAAATTCACTTAATCAAAAAAATGCAATTGTTCTACCTGAACCTGAACTTAATGGGTTATTTATAAAAAATAAGATTCGCTTATCTCGCCAGCAATCTCAATGTGCTTTTCATTTGTTAAAAGGTAAATCCACTAAGTCCATTGCTAAAGCCCTCAATCTGTCCCCGCGTACTATTGAAACATACATTAATAATATGAAAATTAAGTTAGCGGTTAACAATAAAACTGAATTACTGATTGAACTTGCGGGTGGAACGAAATTTGGAAATTAA
- a CDS encoding outer membrane beta-barrel protein, which yields MNKKIKLMMTFISAISLSWPAHAASPGIFGGVGLDYSYLADFDGTTQYGPSWTQGQRFFIGYNYSATIGFEAAYTQYGHTNYTVKASSDMNVDYRLKSLTGVVKAYVPLGSFDVYGILGFAEMYGVGDTRIGSTKLSSSSEQGMVSTAGLGASYLFTSYLVTSLEFIRTGKKGSNVNSGIPNTKMFSLNVALVI from the coding sequence ATGAATAAAAAAATAAAATTAATGATGACTTTCATTTCAGCCATTTCCCTTTCATGGCCAGCTCATGCCGCTTCACCGGGAATTTTTGGAGGGGTAGGACTCGATTATAGTTATTTAGCTGATTTTGATGGCACAACACAATATGGGCCAAGTTGGACGCAAGGACAAAGATTTTTTATTGGTTACAATTATTCAGCAACCATCGGTTTTGAAGCAGCTTATACTCAATATGGTCATACCAATTATACCGTCAAAGCCAGTAGCGATATGAATGTTGACTATCGTTTAAAATCTCTCACCGGTGTGGTAAAAGCTTACGTACCTCTTGGTTCCTTTGATGTGTACGGCATCCTTGGCTTTGCTGAAATGTATGGTGTTGGAGATACAAGAATAGGCTCAACTAAACTTAGTTCTTCATCCGAACAAGGAATGGTTTCCACAGCAGGATTAGGTGCAAGTTATCTCTTCACTTCATATTTAGTGACAAGTTTAGAATTTATCCGTACGGGTAAGAAAGGTAGTAATGTTAATTCCGGTATACCTAATACTAAAATGTTTTCACTTAACGTTGCTTTAGTGATCTAG
- the recQ gene encoding DNA helicase RecQ has protein sequence MIMVSPQEVLSQTFGYSEFRGDQKSVVQHMIDGKDALVLMPTGGGKSLCFQIPAIVRRGVGVVISPLIALMQDQVEALLQLGVKARFLNSSLNAKEAWEVEQALWQGQLDLIYVSPERLLTPQFLEALEKIPLALFAIDEAHCVSQWGHDFRPEYVQLSVLCERFPTIPRIALTATADEPTRKEIVERLGLTHARQFIASFDRSNLRYTVIPKQKAREQLLQFIEKEHPEDAGIIYCLSRRKVEEIATWVSSKSRIALPYHAGLSQMLRQKNQQRFIREEGIIMVATVAFGMGIDKPNVRFVAHLDLPKSMEGYYQETGRAGRDGLPANAWLSYGLGDVVMLRKMLDTSLADVQHKRLERHKLEALVGYCETTCCRRQVLLNYFNEQYQAPCNNCDNCLLPVETYDGKLVAQMALSCAYRTKQIFGVKHLIDVLMGKMTPQIERFQHHELSTFGIGKDYSALQWQSIYRQLVAANFLSVDMGKFGSLRLTELSRAVLRGEQTIALRKEREKIEKPIKIKSSRRDIKLRIIPQDDMWHRLKAIRLELANEQGVPPYIIFHDSTLAEIHTKQPQTLNDFAQISGVGQSKLERYGEVFITLFRNEKTAI, from the coding sequence ATGATCATGGTTTCACCCCAAGAAGTATTATCCCAGACGTTCGGGTACAGCGAATTTCGGGGGGACCAGAAGAGTGTTGTTCAGCATATGATCGACGGGAAAGATGCCTTGGTTTTAATGCCAACCGGCGGGGGCAAGTCCTTGTGTTTTCAAATTCCAGCCATTGTAAGACGGGGCGTAGGCGTTGTCATTTCACCTTTAATTGCATTGATGCAAGATCAAGTCGAAGCCCTATTGCAATTAGGCGTAAAAGCACGTTTTCTTAATTCGAGTTTAAATGCCAAAGAAGCATGGGAAGTTGAGCAAGCTTTGTGGCAAGGACAGTTAGATTTAATTTATGTTTCTCCTGAAAGATTATTAACCCCCCAATTTTTGGAAGCATTAGAAAAAATCCCCTTGGCTTTATTTGCAATCGATGAAGCGCATTGCGTGTCGCAATGGGGGCATGATTTTCGACCTGAGTATGTCCAGCTGAGTGTTTTATGTGAACGCTTTCCTACCATTCCTCGCATTGCTTTAACCGCTACTGCCGATGAGCCAACGCGCAAAGAAATCGTGGAGCGCTTAGGCTTAACTCATGCCCGCCAGTTTATAGCGAGTTTTGATCGTTCCAATCTTCGTTACACTGTTATCCCCAAACAAAAAGCACGCGAACAATTATTGCAATTTATTGAAAAAGAACATCCTGAAGACGCAGGCATCATTTATTGCTTATCCCGCCGAAAAGTAGAGGAAATAGCAACTTGGGTTAGCAGCAAAAGTCGTATCGCTTTACCTTATCACGCTGGATTGTCGCAAATGCTTCGTCAAAAAAATCAACAACGGTTTATTCGAGAAGAAGGAATTATCATGGTCGCTACGGTTGCTTTTGGCATGGGCATTGATAAACCCAACGTTCGTTTTGTTGCCCATCTTGACTTGCCTAAAAGTATGGAAGGCTACTATCAGGAAACAGGGCGTGCGGGTCGTGATGGATTACCAGCTAATGCGTGGCTTTCGTATGGATTAGGTGATGTAGTGATGTTGCGAAAAATGTTAGACACATCCCTTGCTGATGTTCAACACAAAAGATTAGAACGGCATAAACTCGAAGCACTTGTCGGGTATTGCGAAACCACCTGTTGTCGTCGACAAGTCTTACTCAATTATTTCAATGAACAGTACCAAGCGCCCTGTAACAATTGTGATAATTGTCTCCTACCCGTCGAAACTTATGATGGTAAGCTTGTCGCCCAAATGGCACTCTCTTGCGCGTATCGCACCAAACAAATATTTGGCGTTAAACACTTAATTGATGTGTTAATGGGGAAAATGACACCTCAAATTGAACGCTTTCAACATCATGAATTATCTACTTTCGGTATTGGTAAAGATTACAGTGCTCTTCAATGGCAAAGTATTTATCGTCAATTGGTTGCAGCCAATTTTCTAAGCGTTGACATGGGTAAATTTGGTAGTTTGCGACTAACGGAACTTAGTCGTGCTGTATTACGAGGAGAACAAACGATTGCGCTACGTAAAGAACGTGAAAAAATTGAAAAACCCATTAAAATTAAATCTTCACGCCGAGATATTAAACTTCGCATCATTCCCCAGGATGACATGTGGCATCGGTTAAAAGCCATACGACTTGAATTAGCTAACGAACAAGGCGTCCCACCTTATATTATTTTTCATGATTCAACTTTGGCGGAAATACATACTAAACAACCTCAAACTTTAAATGATTTTGCACAAATCTCAGGGGTTGGGCAAAGTAAGTTAGAGCGTTATGGTGAAGTTTTTATTACACTCTTTAGAAATGAAAAAACGGCAATATAA